The segment GCAGGGAAACCTCACAGAAGAGGAAGATGGGACCCTCAGTTAGGGAAGGATAGGGTGACTCAGGCCCTCGCATACAAATGCTGCAGTGGAGGGAAAGGAATATTAATCTCCCAGATGTTAAGGAAATGCCCACAACGCATTTCTTACACAAGACTTGATGATGGCTTTCCCAAACTGTCCTCATTTACTACTACTAATAGTCTGACTCAATGGCAGAGCTCCGTCAGAAAAGTGACAGGTCCCAGACGCTGGCATGAGGGACAGGTGGACCCTGGGGCAGCTCCTTCTTGCTTTTGCTGAGCAATAGAAACGACTAATTCCAATGCTAAACTTTCCTGTGGTTAGCAGGAGAGGCAAATGCTTGGCTTCTGTTTTTCAACATGTGTTCCTGATTCCAACCTTCCACCTAAAAGCGCACAGAGATTAAAGTCATCCAGCCAGGGTTTGAGTATGGCTTAGTGGCCAGCCACTCGTCTAGCACATATGGATCCCACCCTAGCACAGAGCCACCCACTTCAACACAAATACCTTCTCCCATGTTCTGCCAGGGACATCCGATAATAAGAGTCCATGTGCACCCTTAGAATCTGTCCAAGGGGTGGCCTCAGTTCTTGGGATCTCCTCTAAAGTGTGGAGGAGACACCCGAAAAGGACATGAGCTTAAAGCAGACACTGGCCTCTTTGTACCCAAGAAATATCACAGATAAAAACAAGAGTACCGCCAAAACAGAGCCACCTACCCTCTCTACCCTAACAAAATGTCCCTCAGACCAGCTACAGGCCAGACACTAAAGAACAAGACAGAAAAGCACCCACCCTTAAGGGCGAGAGCTATGATGCTAAAATTCGTGGGTTTGCAGTCAGCAGCAGCCAGAGCTCACCCGGAGGCTCCAGTGCCAATGGACAACAAACTGCTTGTCCTCTTAGAGGAGCAAGAAAATGACCCCTCAGGCCTCTTGTCCTCTTGGaacttactaaatctcaaagtgGCCTGGCAGGCTGGCCAGGCAAGTGATGCCATGACTGAAAATGCCACAGGATTGTCACTCCAGACCAGGGATATCAATAGTCATTACCATCAATGCCCACAGTCACTCCTCAGAACCCACTCTCCAGAGTCCATTCCACAGTTCACCTGGCACGGACTGGACTCAGAAACTGGGCTGCAgcttacagacacacagacagcagGAGGCCTGGATGCACAAGCAAGACCAGATAAGGCCATAAGAAAAAAGCTCTGTGATCAACCCCCTCCAGAGAAGAGGGTGACACCAAGACGTGGCAGCCATAAAGGAGccttggggaaggagagagaggaataaAAAGATTTCTGACAATCTGGCTAGCTGGATGCTGGAGGTAACAAGACTCTGCCCGGTTCTGGGAGGACAGCAGAGGCTAGAGGCAGACATGAGGGACGGATGGCACTACTTGTTCTGCTTCTGCTTAGGCTGGAGGTGGCTTCCTGTCACAACTGAATGCAGAGAAATAAAAAGGCCTATGTAGAAACCCAGGAGTTACAGGACCACCAAAGTGTGGGCAGCAGGCATCAGAGATGGCTCCAGGATGCTGTCTGAGCAGGTTCTGGTTACTCACTCTTATCCAAAGGATCAGGACATCCGGCAGCCTCATTACATATAATCTTTACCTACTACAAGGGGCTGGGGTGCATACTGATTTATAACAGACACCAGGGATGAAGTGCCAAGGCTAGGCACAGGgcccctcagggcttcagtcccatGGCAGCTGTCACTGCCCCTGTCTCAGGAGACTGCACACCTCATCTCTTCAAAATTCAGTAGCCACCATGAGAAAAACCAGCAGCAGCACATGTTCAAATTGTACCCCTCAGCCTCGAGATGCAGGACATGGCTCAGCCCTTCTTAGGTGGTTGTAACCCAGACCCCATTCACCCAGCACTCCACCCGCCTACCTCCTCAGCCCGCTGGGCCTCCACATGCTTGTCTAAGTAGGTGCCCTCCAGCACAGATCCCACGATGGTCAGGCCCTTGCCAGCCTTCAGCTGAGAGGTGAAGGACAGCAGGCGGGGGTGCTTTACACACTgctcagagtccaggttcagcaTCACCAATACCTGGGGCCTGTGGGAGGATAGGCAGGGACAGGAATGGTGATACATAGCCAGGGCTCCCGTGCTCATGGAGCCAGACGGGATAGAGATGGGagagcaagcagacagacagcacAGGAAGACCAGGTGGAATGGGAAGGACAGATGGGACAAGTGGAGCAGGTGGGGCAAGTGGGACAGGTGGGATGGGAAGGACAGATGGGACAGGTGGAATGGGAAAGACAGGTGGAATGGGAAGGACAGGTGGGACAGGTGGATGGGAAGGACAGGTGAGACACGTGGAATGGGAAGGACAGGTGGAATGGGAAGGACAGGTGGGACAGGTGGGATGGGAAGGACAGGCGGGACAGGTGGAATGGGAAGGACAGGTGAGACAGGTGGATGGGAAGGACAGGAGGGACAGGTGGGATGGGAAGGACAGGTGAGACAGGTGGATGGGAAGGACAGGTGGGACAGGTGGGATGGGAAGGACAGGCGAGACAGGCGGGACAGGTGGGACTGGTAGGGCTTCAGGTGTCCTAGCTAAGGTTGCTTTGCTTGGCCTTAGGGCAGAGAAAACTCCCTTAGAGGATCACGCCTCCAATCCACACTGCTGGTGGCTTGTTGGCTAGCCAGGACTCATCTCTGGTTATTCTCCCATTCTTTGGCAACGATGCCCTGTCAGATCTCTCCCCAGAGAGTCAAAAGCTTCTGAGACAGTGCTACCCAGGTAGCAGGATAagggtctctgctccattctgctATCTTGGGGCTGTGGTTGTGGGGCATACTCACCTCCAGTTCTTGGTATGTGGGGGCCCATGTTCCACACGCAGCAGGGCATAGCGGGCAGCATTCAGTGACAGGCCCCTGATGCCATCCCCCCACTCCTTCTCAGCCCTGTGTGGGTACAGAGGAAGGCCACCTTGTCACAGTAACACTCTTTAAGAATGTTACCTAGTTGGGACATTTACAATGTCTGTAAACCCAGCAGGAAGGGGTTTCCCAGGACAAGCAGGGCTAATGGGTAAAATGAAAAGGTTTGAGCAGCAGGACTTCTGGTACCGTTCACTGGGGACACCAGGGTCAAAGAGAAGAATGAGGGTGAGGCCATGACTTGCAAGCCCTGAACTAGACTGGTCTCAAGGCCCAGAGTGGGGACGGAAATGTCAGGGAAGGACATAGGTAACTTTGTGGGGACAGATCGCTGAAACGTAATGTAGTGCTATGGTTGACAGAGTGCCAAATTCCTTACAGACTGTTAGCAGTGGGAGCTGGTAACAAATTAGAACACATGTAAAACTATCaaacaccaaaaaccaaaaaccctgcCCAGCTCCTGCACAGTAACTCCCGGGCAGGAAATCAGCATATACCTGAGTAAGTCAGCCTGGCTGGGACAAGACACCTAGGACCCTTCCCGAGACCTCAGCACCAGTACCCAGACTCATGCCCCCGGCAAGTCGAGTGACTGCTCTGGTTCTGTGTGAGCATGGGGAGTGTGGTAAAGTCACAGCTTCCTCAGTGGCTGCCACTTACCCTCGGTACTCGATGTACTTGTAGATGCAGCCCGCGATGAGCATGGCGAAGAGGGCGTAGTACCAGGAGCAGATGAACATGAGCGCAAGGCAGAGACTCATCCCAAGGAAGGAGAGGGTCCTGATGGACATGACGTTCAGACTGGCCCATATGGCCCCCAACCAGCACCTGCCTGCTTCACCAACAGCACTTTCCCCACTATGAAACTCTCCCTTGAACAGAATATCAGCCCCAGGCCCCTGCATCGGCACAGCAGGGCTGCAGCCTGAGGAGAGTGCAACCGTCTATTTCCTTCCTGAAGTACACAGGACACCCAGCTACATGCATCACACAGAACGggctccacccacctacccagcGCTATGCTGGAAAGGGGCCTGAAGAAGTCCCGCAGCTCTGGGACCTCAACATTCCTGGCTGGAGAGGACCAGGCTGACATTATGAATTACGTGTGCACTCAGGAATGCATGTACGAGTCAGAGGCCGGGACAGGCCCACGGCCTCATGGACATCACTGGGGCTCCTTCCACCAAAACAGTTTTAAGCCCAGCAGCAGGCACCCTGCGGAACAGACTGAGCGTGCTCAGGTTTGTGGGTCCTTCGGGGCGTCCACACGGAGGGTCTTACCAGTGGTAGAACTTGAAACGTGGACGCCAGTTGGGTGTGCGCAGCAGGGTCTGAACAGCACAGGCCAGGTTGACGAACATGTAGCACATGAGGAAGAACCTGGAGCGGAAGGGACGGTCCAGTGAGGCTACAATGGCACGGTAGTGTCCTGCCGCTGTTCCACCACACTCTGCTCACTACCTTTCAGGAAGACCCTCCCTGCTCACACAGTGGAGCCTCCTCTACAGGCCTCCACACAGCAACTCAGGGACCCCATGAACGATCACATGCCTTCTGTCCCCCGGCGTCTACCACAGGAGCAGCCATTGCACCTACCATAGCAGCTGTCTGTCCAACCACACTCACCTCAGCGGGTCCAACAGCTGTGTACCCACAGCACAACCATCTGCCTTCCTGCCTACCCTCCATGTATCTTTATTCCTCACTTACTCTATGTCCAGATAGGAAGGAGGAGTAAGCAAGGCCTCACACCCTCCACCCTGATGTCCTCGCAGGCTACTCACATGGACAGGATGGGAGCCACGCTGTCCAGGGAGGCGATGAGGATGCCGGTCTCACAGATGAGGGCCGTGAGCAGCAGGGCCCACGTGGGCTCCCCGTTGGCCTTTCCATGGCCAAACACCTGCAGTACGCAGAGAGCAAGGTGAGCTGGGTAGGAAATGCCTGTGTGCACGGAACGTCTGCAAGGTAGTGTCACCTGAACATCTAAACAACGGAACTTCTTACAAGACTCACAAGCGAGACCTAGCTTTAGTCACATGTCACCGCGCCGTTTGCAGCCAAGTCCAAAAGAAAACCCGACAGCCATACAGACAAACAGGCTCAGGGGACAGCCCTGCCACACCCAAACCTccatgttttgttgtttgttttgttttctatcttcAAATCACTTTTGTGTGGTCAGTATCCAGaatttctggaaaacaactttctttgGTTTTAGCCATTGGGCTATGACACCTTGGTGACATCATCCCAGGACTCTCATTACACCCTGTACCTCTAGGTTCACTCCAGGAGCCTTACTCCCAGTTATAGAGGCCAGGTCCAGGGACACCAGGCCCCTGGTCAACACCAGTGGGACCATGGCCTCAATAGGTCAACGGACGGACATGAAGCACTGGAAAAGGACTGTATAGTCCTGGGCAACCTCTGCCCTGGGCCTGCACCCTTAGCCCAGCAGCTACAGTGAGAGATAACCAGAGTCCAAAAGCAGAACATATGTCCCCTGTCCTCATCCCACGCGTCCAGCTCTGCAGGATGGACGGTTACAGACCCCCACACCCAGACCTGACACTACACGGTCCCTTCTCAGGACAGCTAGCACCATCTGCTGCAGCTTGAGTGCAGGACTCACCTGCAGGAAGGGGATGATGCCGTCGCGTGCAATGGCCTGCAGCAGGCGGGGTGCCCCAGTTAGGCTCTGCAGGCCAGCACCACAGGTGGAGAAGAAGGAGCCAATCACGATGACCCAGGGAGATGGCCAAGCCAGCATGCCAATGACCAAGTTCCCTTGCAGGGCCTCCCCAAACCTACAGGTGAGGAGGGAAGGTGGTCAGTAGAGCTTCCAAAAAAATCTCTGTCCCCTGGTTGAGTGTGAACCTCTGGGCTTGGGGAGAAGGAAGGTAAAGAGCCCACCTCAGAGGACCAACCCAGCTAGGATCCAAACAGGCTAAGGGCGTAGACGGCTTGAAACTGTTCCCCTAGAATCCTCTCAGGAACAGGAAGCCCTGGCTGATACTAAGGTGGCCATTTCTACAGAGGTCTTATCTCTAGGTCTGGTGGTATTCTACTTCTTCACCCTGCCGTTTACAAGACCTCTTGAAGCCCTGGGATGCTGACAAGCCTGGACCCTAAGAATGAAGGGTCCATGGTAGTCCACACCAAGATTCTGCTGACTGAGCAGCAGGACTGAGGTCCCTGGGTCCCATCTCTCCCATTCTCACACCTATACTCATTCCCCATCTCCAGCTTTATCAGGCCTCAACTGTGCTCTTAGCAATCTTCAGGCTCCAAGCCCAAGGGGTGACACATCAATGTTTTAAGTCAGGCGAAAGGCAGTGTGACCCTCTCAGAAGGGCATTTAACTCATACACAATTATGAGGCCCAGAGGTAATTTAATTTCAAAGCTGAAGTCTCCCTCAGAAAAGACAATACCAACTACAGTCATTTCATGTAGTGAAAACCCAACATACTTATCTCGCAAGACTACACCCTCGATGCAGGCCCCAAACAGCACAATGCAGGAAAGATCTGAGTTGAGGTCAAGGAACAGACAGTCCTGGGGCAAGAGAGTAGCATGCAAACTCCAGGAGATGCATGCTGGCCTGTGGGTCCCATCCCATGGGCCTGGAGCAACCCAGCAAGGGCCACCTAATAGTAACATGTCTCCATATCCTGTCCCCACAGATGTGCCCAACACCTCCACAGTCCACTGAGTACTGTCCTCACATCTGTCTAGCTATAGAGTGCTAGCCACAGGGTACTCAAAAGGTGCTTGGTTGGTGAcactattggagtaggtgtgtcattgtgggcgtggtctttaagaccctactcctagctgcctggaaacttGGTATTCTACTAGGGTCCATGATAGTGCATCCTGAGCAATGCAGGCTGTGAATCTGGACAGTGCATCACAGATGGGCACAATTGGGGTGTGACTGAGGGGAGTGGAGCTAAGGCAGCAGCACTAGAGTTCAAACACCTCTGGCCAGGGCCCCTTTAAGGAAAGGATACAAATGAAAGATGTAGTCACAATGGCCAGAATGGTCCCTGTTGGGATGGACTTCTGGGCATCTTTGAGGTCCCCGGAGCGGTTGGATCCTGCCATGATCCCTGCAGAACAGACAGAGGTAACAGTGACAGAAAGATTCATCTGTAGGTCAGAGAAGATGAGTTAATAGCACCACTGCTTGCTGGGAGGGTGTGGTCTCTGAGGACtggaagacagaaacagagacatacacacagagaccagaaaatAGAGACAGACCAAGAGACATAAACAgtaatggagaaaaagaaagacagagtcagagaagAGATAGTCACGGTgggaaaacacagaaagacacaaagacagagagggaggggaggcggggggagggggCCGCACCCGTTACGGAGGGGAAGTAGATGCCGACTAGCATGGTGAAGTAGGTCATGATGTCTGTGAGGACATATGGCAATCCACCAGGCCGGCTCTCCTCGGACACAGGCACCGAGGACACGCCCTTCTTTTCCACAAATGCCCCCTTGTCCGAATACGTGCTCCACAGGTTATCTGTAATAAAAACAGTCAGGATTTCTCAGGACTGCCCAACGGACTGTGCGCTCCCAGCATCACCACTCAGCAGCAGGCAGCTCTTCCATGGCTCTAATTCCAATCAGGGCACTCAGCCTGTGAGGACCACAGTGGCAAGAAGCCACTCTCCCCAAACCTCAACATGAGGCTTCAGTAGCACTGGGGGATCCCTGCATGCAGCACTCACAGACCCCTAAACAGCTAGCTTCCCTCAGTCTTGGTGCCCTCCCTGCTAGGCGTCCACCAAcaaggcagaaagacagggccTGTAACTGTATTGGTTCCTCCAACGATCCAGGGAGTGTGGCCACCTTTCCTCTCTACTGCAGTCTTGCACTGATTGTGAACACACCCAAAGGGACTTCTCCGTAGGTGGGCTCCAGCCAGCAATCCATATGCCCTTGCTGCCTCCCTTGAGACCCTTTGGGGGTTGCTTTTTCCAGGTATCCTTCCTCAGAGACCCCAGCAGATCCCATGTGCTCCTCCCCGATGGCCCAGAGAGGTGGTCCTAGCCGTCCCCACCAGTACTCACCCAGGAAGACACCACTGGCCACACCAGGAATGCCCTGGATCTCAGTGACATTGTTCTGCACAAAGTACTCATCGCAGGAGGCACCCAAGCTGGAGCCGTTGCAGAAGAGGCGCCAGAGCGCGGTGGTGACTGTGCCATTGCTGACAACCTGCATTTTGGCACAGGTATCAAAGTTGCGATTCGCCAGCGTGCGGTTCCCTAGAAGGCAGACCCTGGAGCAAAGAAAGGGCAGAGCCTGTTTTCACCACACTGCTCAGCTGACTCACGGGGGCTGGCCAGGGCGGGGGGTGGCGGGGCTCAACGCCTCCTGAGTGGCTCTAATAAACCTGACCCATGTCACTGCAGGTGCCATGTCAGGAGCAAGCGTGAAGACTGATCTCACATACGGCCCTCCATGGGTCAGGGCTGTCCTCCTCCTGTCCAGAGCAACTCACTCTGGAAGGAAGGTGACCACACCCTGCACAGAGATGGTGGAACTACAGCTCCCACATTCCCTACCAAGGACCATGGCTTTGGTCAGTCCCAGCATGCCCAGACTCCACCTAGGTCCCAGGCTCACTCACTTGCTATGACCCAGCCACCTGGGCTACCTTCCTCAGTGCCATAGGAAGACAAGAGGCAGCTCATCTGAGGGGTTTCTGTGAAGATGAGGAAGCCACGTCTCATGGGATAAAGCTTGCCCAtctgactgtggtggtttggatgaggcTTGTTTCCCACAGGCTCAGACATTTAACACTTGATACCCAAAGATGGTGCTTCTGGGGGAGGTTCAGGACATATGGCCTAGTTTCAGGAAGCTATATTCTAGGGACAGATTTGTCAGTCTCACTTTCAATTTGCCCCCACCCCTCTCGGCTTCCTACTTCTGCTACCGTGCCTGCTTTTGCTGCTTATTTCTCCCTGCTCTCTCACCCCTCTAGAACCACAggccaaaataaacactttcttccataGCCTGTTCCTAATCACTGTGCTTTATCGCAGGGACCAAAGAGTAACCAATCCACTGTGCGCACTGACAAACGGACAACCTTCACCAGCCTCCCAGATGCACCCAGAACCAGCTGCATGGGCGCCGTGCCCACCCCATACTCCAAAGTTCCTTAAAACCacactggaggggctggggatttagctcagtggtagagcgcttgcctaggaagcgcaaggccctgggttcggtccccagctccgaaaaaaaaagaaccaaaaaaaaaaaaaaaccacactggAAACCGGGAATGAACGACTACCAAGGAACTACCAAGGACACCTCCATGTTCTTCCCTAGAGAAGCTAGGAGGAGAGGGAACCAGGAGAGCAGGCCCAAGCCCCTTGAACACCACGAGATGCATTAGATCACACCCCTCTCCACCCCACAAGGACGGCCTGAGGCTCACGGGATGTCAGGTGGGGCGAAGGCTGTCTTGATGACACCAGCATAGATGGCCAGGATAGAAAGCACAACACAGGCTAAGAAGACCAGGGCCAGCTTGTTGACATATTTGACTCCGACGAAGACCACCACGGCCATGAGCGCCAGTGCGCAGCTGccatacacacgcatgttgttCAGCAGCGCGGCCGCCTCGCCGTCTGCTGTCTCTGCCTGGAAGATGGCTGCACTTGGAGAGATGTAGGTCTGTGGGAATAAGGCAGGTCAGCAAAGAAGGTCCTGTCCAGGAACTCACCCAGCCTTGACCTCACCCTGGCTCCCTCCCTGATACTGGCAAAGAAGGCCCGTCAGGCTTGAGGCCACTGGGTGCACGGAGACAGAATCTTGTGTGCCATCCAAGACGGACCCAGGGCATCGGGCCTGCAGTCATTCCTGTCTGGTTCCCTCGAACTGCCAGAGCCAGACTGTAACCTTGGTCAGGTTACTAATGGGCAGGGGAGAATCCTTGTGGTGAGGGGCCAAGGGCTCCTGCCAACAGCCTCAGCAGAGCCCAGTGCAGCTCCTCCGTGTTTACTAATGCCAGCTGACTGCTGAGCACAGTCTCCAGAGCGCTACCAAACGGCTACAGTGTCCTGCAACTGCTCTACTGTAGGTGGGACTTCCTTGGTGACCAATGGGACCCTAGGAACGAGCATGGCAATCTAGACTCTGCAGTCCAGGACCTATAGGGGGACAAGGAACCCTAGGTCCCAGCCCAGACTCCCCAAATTAGAATATGCATTTGCCCCCATGAACCCTTTCTTAGAAAGCGTGGGAAGGTTTCCCAGCTGGCTCCGGGATGCTTGGGTAGCAGAGAAAAAAAGAGCCAACTCCATGAAGATGGTTATAATGGTTAATATTTATTATCAATCTATTATCAATCAggaggatctagaatcacctagaagaccTGTGTCAGATTAGATTAGTCAGGATTAGATTAGCTCACAGGAGTGAGGGATTATTTTGAGTTTGAGATGGAAAGACCTGCCACTCTTAGGGTCTTCTTCCTGAATGCTGACACAACTAGCTGCTTCAAGCTCTTGCCCCCATAATTTCCTGGCCAGGATAAACAGTACCCACAGTGAACAAAAACTTAGGGTACAAAGCCCACCAGACACTGAGCCCAAGCCCAACATCAAGGTGCAGGGAAGCCCTTCTGCAATGGGGGCTGCCTGCCAGGACTGTAAGAACCAGGGATGAGCAGAACGGCTTTACCTTCTTTCTGGGGCTTGATCGAGTCCTACTCAAGGAGTTACAAAGTCCGGTCTAGCCATGCCTCCTGAGACAGCACAGACTGTGAGGTCTCACCCATCAGGGACCCAGACCCTCAGCCCAGACAGACAGCAGCTTTGAGTGCCCAGCTGTCCGTAGCAGCAGGGTAGAGGACAGTCTGAGGCAAAATGACTGGGCAAGGAAGGAAGACTTCCGCAGATGGACTCACCAGGAAGATCTCGATGGTTCCCAGGATGTACATGGCGCCTGCGAACGTTGTGCCCAAGTAGAAGCAGAGGCCAACAGCCCCTCCAAACTCAGGCCCCAGCGAACGGGAGATCATGTAGTATGAGCCTCCCGCTGTGAAGACAGCCCAAGGCAAAATATGGGTCAGGGAGTGTCATTAACTGTGAACACTGAGCACTTATAAAAAAAAGATGTGTCCCCATTAAGGGACGAGCAGCTTTAGTCTGCCCTCAAAGCAGAATCACTAGAAAGCCTTGGGCTATGAATTCATGTCTACCCCGTCCACAGTCACAGGCTAGCTCAAGTGTGATGAGAACCATCTGATACAGGCCTCACCTGTCTTCAGAAAACCTGCTGTGCCCTCAGACGGTTGAAGGAGAGACACTGGCACAGGCCTGTGGACTCCTTTATGCAGAGGACAGGCAGTAGTGCTTGGGGGTGTCTCTGCTAGCACATAAGAGTCCACCGCTTCAGAAGGACCTGCATTCTACTTAGGTTTGTGTCCAACTCAAGGATGTGGTGTCTGTCCTCGTAGTAACAGACAGGCAAGCAGTGAGGGTGTGTTTACACCAGAGCCTCTGGGGAGAgagcctctcccttctctccatggGCAGCACAATACTCCAGTGCCACCCTGGTGAAAACAGTTAATGTCACTGTCATCACATGAGCCTGGGGCGGGAATGGCATCTGCATGCAATAGCTCTTGCCCTGTACTGTGAAGAGATCGATAAACCAACTCAAGGGCCACAGGCGCTGGCACCCTCACCTGGGACCACACCGTTGGTAGCGATGGCACTCATGGAGATGGCTGTCAGCATTGTCTGCAAAGAGAGGCAGCTTTTTCAGGAAACTCGTGCCCTGAGATGCTCCGACGCGCTCAGCCTGAGGCTGCAAGCTTCTGACCTCAAAGGAGGTACTAATGACCAGGGAAGACAGGCCTCCTGCCTGTCAACCCTTTTCTACCCAACCCACAAACCCATTCCCAAAGGTCACAGAAGACACAGGTTTCGGACCCTGTTCGCCACAGACCTGAAAGC is part of the Rattus norvegicus strain BN/NHsdMcwi chromosome 1, GRCr8, whole genome shotgun sequence genome and harbors:
- the Slc12a7 gene encoding solute carrier family 12 member 7 isoform X3 translates to MSQRFVVIPAQSGTGDAGPRAEGGSGGSQRLCSDPDPDPDPDPDPDPSLAAALKTQEVDALPILRYCREPSRYGDGNPRENSPFINNVEVERESYFEGKNMALFEEEMDSNPMVSSLLNKLANYTNLSQGVVEHEEDEDSRRREIKAPRMGTFIGVYLPCLQNILGVILFLRLTWIVGAAGVLESFLIVAMCCTCTMLTAISMSAIATNGVVPAGGSYYMISRSLGPEFGGAVGLCFYLGTTFAGAMYILGTIEIFLTYISPSAAIFQAETADGEAAALLNNMRVYGSCALALMAVVVFVGVKYVNKLALVFLACVVLSILAIYAGVIKTAFAPPDIPVCLLGNRTLANRNFDTCAKMQVVSNGTVTTALWRLFCNGSSLGASCDEYFVQNNVTEIQGIPGVASGVFLDNLWSTYSDKGAFVEKKGVSSVPVSEESRPGGLPYVLTDIMTYFTMLVGIYFPSVTGIMAGSNRSGDLKDAQKSIPTGTILAIVTTSFIYLSCIVLFGACIEGVVLRDKFGEALQGNLVIGMLAWPSPWVIVIGSFFSTCGAGLQSLTGAPRLLQAIARDGIIPFLQVFGHGKANGEPTWALLLTALICETGILIASLDSVAPILSMFFLMCYMFVNLACAVQTLLRTPNWRPRFKFYHWTLSFLGMSLCLALMFICSWYYALFAMLIAGCIYKYIEYRGAEKEWGDGIRGLSLNAARYALLRVEHGPPHTKNWRPQVLVMLNLDSEQCVKHPRLLSFTSQLKAGKGLTIVGSVLEGTYLDKHVEAQRAEENIRSLMSAEKMKGFCQLVVSSNLRDGASHLIQSAGLGGMKHNTVLMAWPEAWKQADNPFSWKNFVDTVRDTTAAHQALLVAKNIDLFPQNQERFSDGNIDVWWIVHDGGMLMLLPFLLRQHKVWRKCRMRIFTVAQVDDNSIQMKKDLQMFLYHLRISAEVEVVEMVENDISAFTYEKTLMMEQRSQMLKQMQLSKNEREREAQLIHDRNTASHTVATARTEAPPTPDKVQMTWTKEKLIAEKHRNKDTGTSGFKDLFSLKPDQSNVRRMHTAVKLNGVVLNKSQDAQLVLLNMPGPPKSRQGDENYMEFLEVLTEGLNRVLLVRGGGREVITIYS
- the Slc12a7 gene encoding solute carrier family 12 member 7 isoform X2, yielding MPTNFTVVPVEARADGAGDEAAERTEEPGSPESADPACPTPGDGNPRENSPFINNVEVERESYFEGKNMALFEEEMDSNPMVSSLLNKLANYTNLSQGVVEHEEDEDSRRREIKAPRMGTFIGVYLPCLQNILGVILFLRLTWIVGAAGVLESFLIVAMCCTCTMLTAISMSAIATNGVVPAGGSYYMISRSLGPEFGGAVGLCFYLGTTFAGAMYILGTIEIFLTYISPSAAIFQAETADGEAAALLNNMRVYGSCALALMAVVVFVGVKYVNKLALVFLACVVLSILAIYAGVIKTAFAPPDIPVCLLGNRTLANRNFDTCAKMQVVSNGTVTTALWRLFCNGSSLGASCDEYFVQNNVTEIQGIPGVASGVFLDNLWSTYSDKGAFVEKKGVSSVPVSEESRPGGLPYVLTDIMTYFTMLVGIYFPSVTGIMAGSNRSGDLKDAQKSIPTGTILAIVTTSFIYLSCIVLFGACIEGVVLRDKFGEALQGNLVIGMLAWPSPWVIVIGSFFSTCGAGLQSLTGAPRLLQAIARDGIIPFLQVFGHGKANGEPTWALLLTALICETGILIASLDSVAPILSMFFLMCYMFVNLACAVQTLLRTPNWRPRFKFYHWTLSFLGMSLCLALMFICSWYYALFAMLIAGCIYKYIEYRGAEKEWGDGIRGLSLNAARYALLRVEHGPPHTKNWRPQVLVMLNLDSEQCVKHPRLLSFTSQLKAGKGLTIVGSVLEGTYLDKHVEAQRAEENIRSLMSAEKMKGFCQLVVSSNLRDGASHLIQSAGLGGMKHNTVLMAWPEAWKQADNPFSWKNFVDTVRDTTAAHQALLVAKNIDLFPQNQERFSDGNIDVWWIVHDGGMLMLLPFLLRQHKVWRKCRMRIFTVAQVDDNSIQMKKDLQMFLYHLRISAEVEVVEMVENDISAFTYEKTLMMEQRSQMLKQMQLSKNEREREAQLIHDRNTASHTVATARTEAPPTPDKVQMTWTKEKLIAEKHRNKDTGTSGFKDLFSLKPDQSNVRRMHTAVKLNGVVLNKSQDAQLVLLNMPGPPKSRQGDENCILFQCFLVVVVNSITTIDTVRPDLSCSQSLNSCELGKTVMGVGGGRQTVMCGTVRAPPRPINAKTCFSTSCVSCMIPGTLGDLGTELGKCHGV
- the Slc12a7 gene encoding solute carrier family 12 member 7, which codes for MPTNFTVVPVEARADGAGDEAAERTEEPGSPESADPACPTPGDGNPRENSPFINNVEVERESYFEGKNMALFEEEMDSNPMVSSLLNKLANYTNLSQGVVEHEEDEDSRRREIKAPRMGTFIGVYLPCLQNILGVILFLRLTWIVGAAGVLESFLIVAMCCTCTMLTAISMSAIATNGVVPAGGSYYMISRSLGPEFGGAVGLCFYLGTTFAGAMYILGTIEIFLTYISPSAAIFQAETADGEAAALLNNMRVYGSCALALMAVVVFVGVKYVNKLALVFLACVVLSILAIYAGVIKTAFAPPDIPVCLLGNRTLANRNFDTCAKMQVVSNGTVTTALWRLFCNGSSLGASCDEYFVQNNVTEIQGIPGVASGVFLDNLWSTYSDKGAFVEKKGVSSVPVSEESRPGGLPYVLTDIMTYFTMLVGIYFPSVTGIMAGSNRSGDLKDAQKSIPTGTILAIVTTSFIYLSCIVLFGACIEGVVLRDKFGEALQGNLVIGMLAWPSPWVIVIGSFFSTCGAGLQSLTGAPRLLQAIARDGIIPFLQVFGHGKANGEPTWALLLTALICETGILIASLDSVAPILSMFFLMCYMFVNLACAVQTLLRTPNWRPRFKFYHWTLSFLGMSLCLALMFICSWYYALFAMLIAGCIYKYIEYRGAEKEWGDGIRGLSLNAARYALLRVEHGPPHTKNWRPQVLVMLNLDSEQCVKHPRLLSFTSQLKAGKGLTIVGSVLEGTYLDKHVEAQRAEENIRSLMSAEKMKGFCQLVVSSNLRDGASHLIQSAGLGGMKHNTVLMAWPEAWKQADNPFSWKNFVDTVRDTTAAHQALLVAKNIDLFPQNQERFSDGNIDVWWIVHDGGMLMLLPFLLRQHKVWRKCRMRIFTVAQVDDNSIQMKKDLQMFLYHLRISAEVEVVEMVENDISAFTYEKTLMMEQRSQMLKQMQLSKNEREREAQLIHDRNTASHTVATARTEAPPTPDKVQMTWTKEKLIAEKHRNKDTGTSGFKDLFSLKPDQSNVRRMHTAVKLNGVVLNKSQDAQLVLLNMPGPPKSRQGDENYMEFLEVLTEGLNRVLLVRGGGREVITIYS